Genomic DNA from Alistipes indistinctus YIT 12060:
CCAGCTGTACAGTACCGTCGGTTACCAGCAGCGGATCGAAAACCATTGCTGTAATCCCAACGCTGCAAACATATCCACCTGCCGCCGCAAACTCATCGTTGATCACCAATTCATGTCCTCCGCCGGCCAGGACGATATAAGGAGGAAAAGTGACCCGCAAGTTTTCGAAACGCATCCGGTTTACCACGCCCGACACCCCCGAAACATCGAACACGACCCGCGCTTCGACCGGGGCGGAAAACGTCACCCTGCCGACAGATTTCACCTCATCCGGAATATCGGCGCTGATCTTCACATCGCCCCGGCTCGCAATCGGTGCGGCGGGCAATTCGCCGGTTCCGGGCGTTCCCGAACCGGACGGCGGCAACACGCCCGTTCCGAAATCCGGCCGGATTTCAGACAATGCGAAAGGGTGAGTCCTGAAAGTCACCGGAACGATCCCCGCTACATCCATCTGCACGTCGTCACGTTTGAGCAACGCATAGGTGCCATCCGGCATAACCGTAAGGTCATCTTCATCGGAACCTATCAACTTTTCGAGCGTAATCTTCTCGGTCTCCCCGACCGGAATCGTCAGCTCTTTGCCTCCGACACCGACACTCAGGTCCAGATCACCTTTCAGGTCATAGCGATGGTCCACACATCCGGTCGCCGTGACGAGACAAACCGCAACACCGCAGCACAGCAACGCCAAAGCCTCCCGGCGCAAATATCCGTATCGGTAAATCATATTCGGGTTTATTGGGAATTCAGGGGATATACAAATTGGTACATTCGTCGCATTTATTATCCCAAATGCGCTCAAAAATAGTCAAAAAATCAGGTTAATTCCGATCTTGTTGTAATTTATTTTCGTCCAACCCGCGCCCTCCCCCGTTCCTCCCGAACGTTTACGCGGGTCGTCCGGCCCCGATTTCCAAAATAAACACTATCTTTGTCGCCCGGAACACCAACCAAATTTTCAGCGAAATGGCTCTACAATGCGGCATCGTAGGACTGCCCAACGTCGGCAAGTCGACACTCTTCAACTCGCTTTCGAATGCAAAGGCACAGGCGGCGAACTTCCCTTTCTGTACGATCGAACCCAATGTGGGGGTTATCACCGTTCCCGACGAACGGTTGGTCAACCTCGCCAAGATCGATAATCCGAAGAAGGTGATCCCGACTACCATCGAGATCGTGGACATCGCCGGACTGGTCAAGGGCGCTTCGAAAGGCGAGGGTCTCGGCAACAAGTTCCTTGCGAATATCCGCGAAACCGACGCGATCATCCATGTGCTGCGCTGTTTCGAAAACGATAACATCACGCATGTGGACGGCACCATCGACCCGGTGCGCGACAAAGAGATCATCGACACCGAACTGCAGCTCAAGGACCTCGAAACGATCGAGAGCCGCATTGCGAAAGTGCAGAAACAGGCCGTCACGGGAGAAAAATCCGCCAAACGCCTTTTCGAAATTTTCCAACAATACAAAAACGTCCTCGAACAGGGCAGGAGCGCACGCACGGTCGTACTCGACAAGGAAGACCGCAAACTGGTACGGGATCTGCACCTGCTGACCGACAAACCGGTGCTTTACGTCTGCAACGTCGACGAGAAGAGCGCCGTAAACGGGAATGCCCATGTAGACGCGGTACGGGAGGCGATCAAGGAAGAAAATGCGGAACTGCTGATCGTGGCAGCGGCGACCGAAGCCGATATTGCAGAGTTGGAAACCTACGAAGAACGGCAAATGTTCCTCGAAGAGGCGGGACTCACCGAATCGGGCGTCAGCCGCCTGATCCGCTCGGCCTATACGCTGCTGAACCTCGAAACCTATTTTACCACGGGTCCCGACGAGACCCGGGCATGGACCTACACGAAAGGGATGAAAGCCCCGCAGGCGGCAGGCATTATCCACACCGACTTTGAAAAGGGATTTATCCGCGCCGAGGTGATCAAATACGCCGACTACACCGCACTGGGCTCGGAAAAAGCCTGCCGGGAAGCGGGCAAAATCTCCGTGGAGGGCAAAGAGTACGTCGTGCAGGACGGCGACATCATGCACTTCCTGTTCAACGTCTGAGCAGTCTTACAGGTTTTTCAGCGCATAATTCGAAGCGAACCAGTAATCTTTCGGGTTGCGGATGCCGAAGGCGTCGCGCAGTCCGCCGTAGCTATCCTGCAAGATAGAGACGCCGGGGCCGTTGTTGGCTTCGATCACGACAGGGCCGTCCGGCGTATAGGCGATATCCCAACCGATGTATTTAATCTTGTTGAGCTTTTGGGCCGAAAGCGTCACAAAACGGGATAACTCCTCCCAGTACGGGAACGTATAATCCCCGAAAACGAAACCGGTATCGGGATGCTTCTCATGGACCCGACCGTCGAAAGCGTAAGCCCGGGCAGCGAATTTGCCCGTCACGGCGTCGACCTGCATATAAAGGCCGCCGGAGCTGGCATTATCCACCTGCATGGCGCCCTGGCCCACCCTCAACAGGGAGAACAGGATCGACACGCTGTTTTTCTCGTTCCTGGTAACGATCCGAAACGTACAGATCGCATGCGGATAAATGGCAGCCATCTCGGGATGAGGGACCAAGCCCTCTTCGACGATCCACTCGTCTCCTTTCAACTCTTCCACATACGCCGCATCCAAAAGGCGCCCGTCCGGCGTGCGCAAATACCTCCCTTCACGCAGATCGAACACTTCGATTCCCTTACCGCCCACACCGAAAGTCGGTTTGACGAACAGCCGGCCCACACCGGAAGCCTGAATCCGGGCCAACACCCGTTCAACCGTGCAGGGATTTTCCCCTCCGTCGAACAATACCCCATCGCTGACGGATAACAACACCCGGGGATGGTTGATCCCATACCCCCGGCACAGCGACGCAAAAAGCCGCTTGTCTTCGCACAGCACGTTCCGTTCGTTGAATGACTGCGGATAGAAAAGGAAATAGGCAAAATAATCGGGGATATAGGCCTTCATCTGCTCCATCGAAAGCGGACAGTCCTTGCGGTAGAGACGGTAACGGATATACTGGAACGGATAGGTTTTCCAATAGCGCTGCAAACAGCGCATCTCCCTGCGGATCCGCGCCGGACTTTTCTTGTCCGCACATCGTTCGAATTCCGCATATTCCGCCCGGTAGTAATCCCGGTAATACGCCCGGTGCTGACGCTCCGAACTCTTTTTAATAAAAAAATAGAGGTATTTTTTCAACATGGCTGGTCGAAATATGTTTCTCCGGCAAAACAAATGTAGAAAAATGTTTCTGAAACGCAACATCCCCGCGATCATAGCGATTGGCGCTTTTTTTACTATTTTTGCAACGGCTTCGCCCGTGTCCGTTTTTTGACGGCGCTCCCGGGCAGGCCGACCGGCCGAACGACATTCCAAAGGGCGTTTTCGCCGGAATTAACCGAACACAACACTGAAAAACCGATATGGAACGCAAAGTAAGAGTCCGCTTCGCCCCGAGTCCCACCGGCCCGCTGCATATGGGCGGCGTACGCACGGCGCTGTACAACTACCTTTTCGCCCGCCAGCGAGGCGGTGATTTCATCCTGCGCATCGAAGACACCGACTCGCACCGTTTCGTGCCGGGCGCAGAAGCTTACATCATGGAAGCGCTCAAATGGTGCGGTATCACCATTAACGAAGGAGTCAGCGAAGGAGGCCCCCACGCCCCCTACCGCCAAAGTGAACGGAAAGAAATATACCTGAAATATGCCCTGCAACTGGTCGAATCGGGAAACGCCTATTATGCTTTCGACACGCCCGAAGAGCTCAATGCTATCCGCGCCGAAGCCGAAGCGGCGGGTAACACTTTCGCCTACAACTACGAAGTACGCGGAAAACTGGCCACCTCGCTGGCCCTCCCGCCCGACGAGGTACAGCGCCGCATCGAGCGTGGCGACCAATGGGTGATCCGTTTCCGAATGCCCGAAAACGAAGAGGTGGAGATGCACGACCTGATCCGCGGCGACGTGGTGGTGAACACCTCGACGCTCGACGACAAAGTACTCTATAAATCAGCTGACAGCCTGCCCACTTACCACCTCGCCAACATCGTGGACGACCACCTGATGGAAATTACCCATGTCATCCGCGGCGAAGAGTGGCTGCCGTCGCTGCCGTTGCACTACCTGCTCTACCGGGCCTTCGGTTGGAGCGAAACGCAACCCGATTTCGCACACCTGCCACTACTGCTGAAACCCACCGGAGGCGGCAAGCTCAGCAAACGCGACGGCGATAAGATGGGATTCCCGGTCTTTCCGCTGCGCTGGGTCTCTCCGCAGGGAGAGGTGTCGCACGGCTACCGGGAGGACGGCTATTTCCCGGAAGCGTTCATCAACATGCTCGCGCTGCTGGGCTGGAATCCAGGCACGGAACAGGAGCTGTTCACGATGGACGAGTTGATCGCGGCCTTCTCGCTGGAACGCGTAAGCAAGAGCGGTGCACGGTTCAACCCTGAAAAAGCCCGCTGGTTCAATGCCCAATACCTCAAACAGAAATCAGACGCGGAACTGGCCGCCCTGTTCCGCCCGGTACTGACCGAAAAGGGTATCGAGGCTTCCGACGGGAAAGTCGAACAGGTGATGGGCCTGATGAAAGAACGCGCCACGTTCGTCAGCGAACTGTGGGAGCTGACCTCATTCCTGTTCGTCGCCCCGGACGATTACGATCCCAAGGCTGCCGCCAAGTTCTGGAAAGGCGACAACCCGGCCCGCATCCGGGGGCTGCGCGACCTGCTCGCAACCGTTACGGACTTCGGAAAGGAAAACACCGAAAAGAGCGTAATGGAATGGATCGCGGCAAACGAATATCCGACCGGACAGGTGATGAATGCGTTCCGACTCGCAATCATCGGCAAAAGTACAGGACCCAGCATGTTCGAAGTGTGTGAGATTCTCGGCCGTGACGAAACGCTCCGCAGGCTCGACGCCATCCTCACCAAACTGGGCACAGGGGAAAATGCCTAAACAGCAAGCACAATGCTGCCGGAATATGTAACGCTTTAAAAGGCCATCGCAATGCGGATGGCCTTTTTCACACACACCATGTCGGGTATTTTAGCGAAAGGCCTCGTAATTCGGGATAAATTCGTTAATTTTATCCCAGCAAAATTTTCCCGAACCCAATCGAAACATCCGACTTATGAGAAAAATATCCGCACGACTGCTCTCGTTGTGCGCGCTCTGGTTCGCCGCCCAGCAGCCCGCCGCCGCCCAGCATACCCAACGGTTCAACGGCTGGCCCACCGCCGCCACTGCACAGGAATTGCCCGCAGGTTTCGTCGCGCCCCCGGCCGGGTACGGCAACGTACCCTTTTTCTGGCTCAACGGCGACACGCTCCGGCGCGACCGCATGAGCGACATCCTCGATACGCTCGCCACATCGGCCACATCGGGCTTTTCGGTAAGCTATATCCACAAAAACGCCAACATCGACTCCGTCGAACACAAAAGCGGCTACGGGATGTTCGGACACACCGAGCCGGGCGAACCGAAAGTCTTCTCGCCGGCCTGGTGGGAGTTCTGGAACTGGTTTTCAGGCGCCTGTGCCGATCGGGGCATGGGCCTGGGCTTGGACGACTATACGGTAGGCTGGTACGGGAACGGCTACTATCCCGATGAGGTATACAACCAGCCAAAGTACAAAAATTACCAGGGCAAACTCGACATCACGGCCCATCCGGTGGCCGCCGGAGCGACTCTCACCCTCACACTTCCCGAACATACGGTCAGCGTCGTCGCCCTGCCGGAACACAACCAGAAAGAGAAACCGATCGATCTCACCGCCACCACCGGTGCCGGAAAACTGACCTGGACAGCTCCCTCCTCGGCCAAGTCCTATACCGTCTATGTCACGGCCACGCAGCCCGACTACCTGCTGCACCCCGACAACGGGAAAGAGCTGGTCGAGGTCTATTTCGACCGTTTCGAACAGAACATGAACCAAAAGGGGCGCGACGGCATGAACTACTTCTTCCAGGACGAGCTCCTCTACCCGCTCACGATCCTTTCGTGGGCCGAAGATATGCCTGCCCAGTTCCGGGACCGGAAAGGCTACGACATCCTTCCCTACCTGGCAGCCCTGAAGTACGACATCGGCGACATCACGGCCAAGATCCGTCTCGATTACTGCGACGTGGTGATGACACTGGCCGAGGAGCGCTATTTCAAGCCCATCTTCGACTGGAACGACTCGCGCGGACTGATCTACGGCTGCGACAATATGGGGCGAGGTAAACAGCCGCTCCACTACCTCGACTATTTCCGGGCGACCAGTTGGTTTACCGCA
This window encodes:
- the ychF gene encoding redox-regulated ATPase YchF — encoded protein: MALQCGIVGLPNVGKSTLFNSLSNAKAQAANFPFCTIEPNVGVITVPDERLVNLAKIDNPKKVIPTTIEIVDIAGLVKGASKGEGLGNKFLANIRETDAIIHVLRCFENDNITHVDGTIDPVRDKEIIDTELQLKDLETIESRIAKVQKQAVTGEKSAKRLFEIFQQYKNVLEQGRSARTVVLDKEDRKLVRDLHLLTDKPVLYVCNVDEKSAVNGNAHVDAVREAIKEENAELLIVAAATEADIAELETYEERQMFLEEAGLTESGVSRLIRSAYTLLNLETYFTTGPDETRAWTYTKGMKAPQAAGIIHTDFEKGFIRAEVIKYADYTALGSEKACREAGKISVEGKEYVVQDGDIMHFLFNV
- a CDS encoding sugar-transfer associated ATP-grasp domain-containing protein; its protein translation is MLKKYLYFFIKKSSERQHRAYYRDYYRAEYAEFERCADKKSPARIRREMRCLQRYWKTYPFQYIRYRLYRKDCPLSMEQMKAYIPDYFAYFLFYPQSFNERNVLCEDKRLFASLCRGYGINHPRVLLSVSDGVLFDGGENPCTVERVLARIQASGVGRLFVKPTFGVGGKGIEVFDLREGRYLRTPDGRLLDAAYVEELKGDEWIVEEGLVPHPEMAAIYPHAICTFRIVTRNEKNSVSILFSLLRVGQGAMQVDNASSGGLYMQVDAVTGKFAARAYAFDGRVHEKHPDTGFVFGDYTFPYWEELSRFVTLSAQKLNKIKYIGWDIAYTPDGPVVIEANNGPGVSILQDSYGGLRDAFGIRNPKDYWFASNYALKNL
- the gltX gene encoding glutamate--tRNA ligase, coding for MERKVRVRFAPSPTGPLHMGGVRTALYNYLFARQRGGDFILRIEDTDSHRFVPGAEAYIMEALKWCGITINEGVSEGGPHAPYRQSERKEIYLKYALQLVESGNAYYAFDTPEELNAIRAEAEAAGNTFAYNYEVRGKLATSLALPPDEVQRRIERGDQWVIRFRMPENEEVEMHDLIRGDVVVNTSTLDDKVLYKSADSLPTYHLANIVDDHLMEITHVIRGEEWLPSLPLHYLLYRAFGWSETQPDFAHLPLLLKPTGGGKLSKRDGDKMGFPVFPLRWVSPQGEVSHGYREDGYFPEAFINMLALLGWNPGTEQELFTMDELIAAFSLERVSKSGARFNPEKARWFNAQYLKQKSDAELAALFRPVLTEKGIEASDGKVEQVMGLMKERATFVSELWELTSFLFVAPDDYDPKAAAKFWKGDNPARIRGLRDLLATVTDFGKENTEKSVMEWIAANEYPTGQVMNAFRLAIIGKSTGPSMFEVCEILGRDETLRRLDAILTKLGTGENA